The segment GTGGGGTCACCCGAACTCGCCCCTCCACGGCGGTCGGTCGACCCGGGCGAAGAGGAGAGATCAATTGGAGATCGCCGATCGGAGAGACCGGGAGAAACGCCGGTATGAGGACATCATCAACCGGATCCGGACCCTGATGATCGAGGGTCGGCTGAGCCCGGGAGACAAACTCCTTCCCGAACGCCAATTGGCCGAGATGCTCGGAGTCAGCCGGGGGTCGGTCCGGGAGGCCCTGACCGTCCTGCAGACGATGGGGGTCATCGAGGTCAGCCCGGGGGGCGGCGCCTATGTCCGTCAGGTCAGGTTCAGCGACCTGATCCAGTCCTTCGCCTTCGTCGCCTTCAAGGAATACCAGGCCGTCGTCGACCTTCTGGAGGTGCGCAAGGTCCTCGAGGTCGAGGCGGTCGCCCTGGCCACTTCCCGGGCCCAACCCTCGGACCTGACCCGGATCCTCGAGGACGTCGTCCGCTTCAACCGGGATGTCGAGGCCGGGCTCATGCCGGATGAGTCGGACAGCGACTTCCACGCCCACATCGCCGAGGCCACCGAGAACAAGGTCCTGGCCAGCCTGATGTCCATGCTCAGCGGGCTCTACCGGGAGACCTACGGTCCGACCAGGATGCGCTTGGTGGCCGCCGCCGGGCGGGCGTACGCCCAGGACCACCGGCTCATCTACGAGGCGATGAAGAGGTCGGACGTGGATCAGGCCTGCCTGGCGATGGCCGCCCACCTCGATCGGATCATCAGCGGCTTCCGGGAGCTGGAGAAGGAATCCCAGCAGCCGACCATTCAAGCCATCGACTGAACCGCGGTCCGGGAGACCGCGGACAGCCGGTGCGCAACCACCGCAATCGCACGAAGGAGGCCCGGCCGTGGACCCAGGCAATCCCCCCCTGAGCGGCCTGAAAGTGATCGACGCCGCCACGATGATGGCGGCTCCCTGGGCGGCAACCTACCTGGGGGACTACGGGGCCGAGGTGATCAAGGTCGAGCACCCCAAGACCGGCGACCAGTCCCGCAAGTTCGGCACGGTCAAGGACGACATCGGCCTGTTCTGGAAGAGCCTGTCCCGCAACAAGAAATGCGTCACCCTGAACTTCAGCCGACCCGAGGGCCAAGAGGTCTTCCTCAAGCTGGCTAAGGATGCCGACGTCTTCATCGAGAACTTCCGTCCCGGGACCCTCGAGAAATGGGGGCTCGGGTGGGACGTCCTCCACGCCAATAACCCGCGCCTGATCGTCCTCCGCTGCACCGGCTTCGGCCAGACGGGCCCCTACGCCCAGCGGGCCGGTTTCGGCACGGTGGCCGAATCGATGAGTGGGTTCGCGGCCATGAACGGCTACCCAGACAGCGGGCCGACCCTCCCGCCGATCGCCCTCGCCGACGGGGTGACCAGCATCTTCGCGGCCCTGGCGATCATGATCGCCGTCTACGAGCGGGATGTCCGCGGCAGCGGGTTGGGTCAGGTCATCGACATCTGCCTTTACGAGCCCCTGATGCGGCTGGTCGAAGCCTCGATCATCGACTATGACCTGTTGAAGATCCTCCCGACGCGGATGGGCAACCGGATCAACACGGCCGCCCCGCGCACCGTCTACAAGACCGGCGACGGCAAGTGGGTCGGCCTCTCGGCCAGCGCGCAACCCATCGCCGAGAAGGTCTTCCAGGCCATCGGCCGCCCCGAGCTGATCACCGACCCGCGCTTCAAGGACAACCCGAGCCGGGTCCAGAACGTCGACGAGCTTGACGCGATCATCGGCGGATGGATGCTCGAGCACACCCAGGCCGAGGTGATGGACATTCTCCTCGGGGCTGGGGCCGTGGTCGGGCCGATCTACAATATGGATCAGATCTTCACTGATCCGCAGGTCGTCCACCGTGAATCGCTGGTCTCCGTCAAGGATAAGGATTTCGGGCAGGTCACCATGCCCAACGTGGTCGCCAAGTTCTCGCGGACGCCCGGCTCGATCCGCTTCACCGGACCGGCCAAAGGGGAGCACAACGAGGAGGTCTTCGGCGCCCTGGGGTTGTCCGCGGATGACCTCAAGCGGCTGAAGGACAAAGAGGTGATCTGAACCGCGGTCACCTTCGTCGCGGCCCTGAACCATCAACCTGCGTTGCTCGAGGGGGCTGAGGTATGAAGATCGGACTCAAAGAGGAACGGTGCTCCGGCTGCCAGGTGTGCCAGATGGCCTGCTCGGTCAGCTTGTTCAAGGAGCTCAACCCGAAGAAGTCGGCCCTGGCTGTGGAGGGCGAGTTCCCGACGCCAGGGCGGTATCGGATCAGGGTCTGCGACCAATGCGGCAAGTGCGCCGAGGCCTGTCCGGTGGAGGCCATCGCCGAGGGTGACGACGGCGTCTTCCGGATCGATCGCGACCTGTGCACGGGTTGCCTGGCCTGCGTGGAAGCCTGCCCGTTCAAAGTGATGCGGACAATCACCGGCGATGACATCCCCTTCAAGTGCACCCTCTGCGGCGAGTGCATCCGGCTCTGCCCGCGGAGCGCGGTCTACGACCTCGACGGGGACATCGCCGAGAAGCGGTGGTACTGACAATGCTGTACGGATACGCTGGTCAGATCCTTCGAGTCGACCTGTCCACCGGGACGATCACCAAGGAGCCCCTGACCGAGGCTTTCGCCAAGGCCTGGATCGGCGGGCGCGGCTTCGTCTCCCGGGTCGTCTGGAAGGAAGTCCCCCCGGGCGCCGACCCCCTCGGCCCTGACAACGTCCTGGTCATCGCCACCGGGCCCCTCAACGGGACCCTGGCCCTGGGCTCGGGCCGCGCCCATTTCGGCGCCAAGTCACCGGCCACCGGCGGCTACGGCGACTCCAACATGGGCGGCCACTTCGCCCCTGAGCTCAAGCAGGCCGGGTACGACCTGGTGATCATCCGCGGCCAGGCCGAGAAGCCGACCTACCTGTTCATCGACGACGACAAGGTCGAACTGAGAGACGCCGGTCATCTGTGGGGACTCGGCACCTTCAAGGCCGAGGAGACCCTGAAGAGGGAACTCGGCCAGGACTTCCAGATCGCCCTGATCGGGCCGGCCGGCGAGAAGCTGGTCAAGTTTGCCTGCATCGGCCACGACTACGGGCGGCAGGCCGGTCGCACGGGCCTCGGAGCGGTGGCCGGCAGCAAGCGCCTGAAGGCCGTCGCCGTGCGGGGCCACGGGTCCGTCCGGGTGGCCGACATCGACCAGGCCTACGCCCAGAGCAAGGAGATGTATCAAGCCTGCTTCGACAACCCGGGCCTGGCCCAGTGGACGCCGGAAGGGACGTCGGGCGTGGTCAATTGGGTCAACCAGATCGGCGCTTTCCCGACCCGCAACTTCTCCAGCTCGTGGTTCGAAGGGCACCAGGGGATCAACGGGGCGGCCCTCCTGGCCAAGCTCAACCCGATCAGCAAGGGGTGTCATGGTTGCCCGACCCCCTGCGGCAAGTACTCGATGGCCAAGTCGCAGTTCGGAACGGTCCCCGTCGAGGGACCCGAGTATGAGACCGCGGCCCTGGTCGGCGGGAGCTGCGGGCTGGGGGAGGTGGCCGACGTGGCCTATATCAACCACCTCCTCGACGACCTCGGCTTGGACACCATCTCCGGCGGCGCGGTCATCGGCTTCACCATGGAGTGCTTCGAGAAGGGCCTCCTGACCAAGGAGCAGATCGGCCGCGAGGCCCGGTTCGGGGACGCCGGGGCCGCCGTCTACCTGGCCCAGAAGATCGGCGCCCGGGAAGGCCTGGGCGATCTCCTGGCCGAGGGGACCAGGCGGGCGGCCGAGGCCATCGGGCCGGCGGCGATGAGGATCGCCCCGCAGGTCAAGGGGCTCGAGATCTCCGGCTACGAATCGCGCTACGCCCCGGCCAACATGCTGGCCTATATGACCTGCGACATCGGGGCGCACCACAGCCGGGCCTGGGCGATCACCCATGACGTCCAGGTCGGCCAGGACGAGTTTAAGGGCAAGGCCCAGAAGGTCGTCGAGCTGCAGCACCTGCGACCGATCTTCGACCACCTGGGGGTCTGCCGGCTGCAGTGGGTCGAGATCGGCTTCGACTACCACCACTACCCGCGGCTCCTCAAGGCGGTCACCGGTTGGGACCTTACCTGGGACGACCTGATGAGAGTGTCGGAGAAGGTCTGGAACCAGAACCGCTGCTTCTTCCAACGCGAGGTGCCGGGGTTCGGCCGCGGCTGGGACTACCCGCCGGCCCGTCAGGCCGAGGAGGCCATCCCGACCGGGCCGGCCAAGGGCAAGTTCATCCCCCGGGAGCGCCTGGACGATCTCCTCGACGACTACTACCGCCTGCGGGGATGGACCGCGGACGGCCTACCGACCCGGGCCAAGCTGGAGGAACTGGGTCTGGCCGATGTGGCCGAGGTACAGCACCAACAGATCAAGGGAAGGGGGACTGTCCATGAAGACTGGTGAGCCATTGCAGGTCGGCCCGCTTTCAGCCCTCCCGGGAACGAAGGTCCGGGGCTTCCTACCCGTCAACGGCCCCGGTTACCAGATCAACATGCCCCTCACGGTGATCCGGAGCAAGAACGACGGACCCGTGGTCGGGGTGACCGCAGGCGTCCATGGCGCCGAGTACCCGGGGATCATCGCCGCCGTTCAACTGGCTCACGATCTCAAGCCTGACGATTTAAGCCGCGGAGCCGTGGTCATCGTCTCCATCGTCAACGTGCCGGCCTTCTTCGGTCGAGCGACCTACATCAACCCGCTCGACGGCCTCAACCTGAATCGCACCTATCCCGGCAAACCCACCGGGACCATCAGCGAACAGATGGTCCACGAACACCACAAAAACGTCATTCTCTCTTGCGACTACTTCATCGATCTGCACGGGGGAGACATGGTCGAGGCCATCCTGCCCTTCGTCCTCTACTTCAAGTCGGGGAACGTCGAGCAGGATACCGTCGCTCGGAAGATGGCCAATGTCTACGGTATCCCGCGGGTTCTCGAGGGCACCGTTCCGGGGTCCGGGTACGCCGCGGCGGCGTTGGCCGGCAAGCCGGCGATCATCGCCGAAGCCGGCGGCCAGGGGCTCCTTGACCCTCAAGACCTGGCCTTCCACGTCAATGGGGTGAAGAACATCCTGTCCCTGCTGGGTGTGATGCCGCTCAAGGCCGGCGAGGTCAAGCTGTTGCCGAACCTCAAGATGGTCTGGCACAGCTCGAGCCGGCGCGGGATCTTCCTCCCGAGGATCAAGTGCGGCGACCCGGTGGTGAAGGGCCAGAGTATCGGTAAGCTGGTCGATGTCTTTGGGGATGACCTGGAGGACGTGGTCTCACAGGCCTCGGGGGAGGTTCTGTTCGTGGTCACCTGTCCTCCTGTCAATCAGGGCGATGCCCTGTTCGCGGTGCTCACCGAGGGTGAAAGCAGCTAGAAGGTAGCTACGAACAAAGGGAGGTAGGGAGAAGTGCGGACCTGGAAGCGGCTCTTGATCCT is part of the Bacillota bacterium genome and harbors:
- a CDS encoding aldehyde ferredoxin oxidoreductase family protein, coding for MLYGYAGQILRVDLSTGTITKEPLTEAFAKAWIGGRGFVSRVVWKEVPPGADPLGPDNVLVIATGPLNGTLALGSGRAHFGAKSPATGGYGDSNMGGHFAPELKQAGYDLVIIRGQAEKPTYLFIDDDKVELRDAGHLWGLGTFKAEETLKRELGQDFQIALIGPAGEKLVKFACIGHDYGRQAGRTGLGAVAGSKRLKAVAVRGHGSVRVADIDQAYAQSKEMYQACFDNPGLAQWTPEGTSGVVNWVNQIGAFPTRNFSSSWFEGHQGINGAALLAKLNPISKGCHGCPTPCGKYSMAKSQFGTVPVEGPEYETAALVGGSCGLGEVADVAYINHLLDDLGLDTISGGAVIGFTMECFEKGLLTKEQIGREARFGDAGAAVYLAQKIGAREGLGDLLAEGTRRAAEAIGPAAMRIAPQVKGLEISGYESRYAPANMLAYMTCDIGAHHSRAWAITHDVQVGQDEFKGKAQKVVELQHLRPIFDHLGVCRLQWVEIGFDYHHYPRLLKAVTGWDLTWDDLMRVSEKVWNQNRCFFQREVPGFGRGWDYPPARQAEEAIPTGPAKGKFIPRERLDDLLDDYYRLRGWTADGLPTRAKLEELGLADVAEVQHQQIKGRGTVHEDW
- a CDS encoding FadR/GntR family transcriptional regulator, which gives rise to MEIADRRDREKRRYEDIINRIRTLMIEGRLSPGDKLLPERQLAEMLGVSRGSVREALTVLQTMGVIEVSPGGGAYVRQVRFSDLIQSFAFVAFKEYQAVVDLLEVRKVLEVEAVALATSRAQPSDLTRILEDVVRFNRDVEAGLMPDESDSDFHAHIAEATENKVLASLMSMLSGLYRETYGPTRMRLVAAAGRAYAQDHRLIYEAMKRSDVDQACLAMAAHLDRIISGFRELEKESQQPTIQAID
- a CDS encoding CoA transferase, which codes for MDPGNPPLSGLKVIDAATMMAAPWAATYLGDYGAEVIKVEHPKTGDQSRKFGTVKDDIGLFWKSLSRNKKCVTLNFSRPEGQEVFLKLAKDADVFIENFRPGTLEKWGLGWDVLHANNPRLIVLRCTGFGQTGPYAQRAGFGTVAESMSGFAAMNGYPDSGPTLPPIALADGVTSIFAALAIMIAVYERDVRGSGLGQVIDICLYEPLMRLVEASIIDYDLLKILPTRMGNRINTAAPRTVYKTGDGKWVGLSASAQPIAEKVFQAIGRPELITDPRFKDNPSRVQNVDELDAIIGGWMLEHTQAEVMDILLGAGAVVGPIYNMDQIFTDPQVVHRESLVSVKDKDFGQVTMPNVVAKFSRTPGSIRFTGPAKGEHNEEVFGALGLSADDLKRLKDKEVI
- a CDS encoding 4Fe-4S binding protein, with the translated sequence MKIGLKEERCSGCQVCQMACSVSLFKELNPKKSALAVEGEFPTPGRYRIRVCDQCGKCAEACPVEAIAEGDDGVFRIDRDLCTGCLACVEACPFKVMRTITGDDIPFKCTLCGECIRLCPRSAVYDLDGDIAEKRWY
- a CDS encoding succinylglutamate desuccinylase/aspartoacylase family protein; the encoded protein is MKTGEPLQVGPLSALPGTKVRGFLPVNGPGYQINMPLTVIRSKNDGPVVGVTAGVHGAEYPGIIAAVQLAHDLKPDDLSRGAVVIVSIVNVPAFFGRATYINPLDGLNLNRTYPGKPTGTISEQMVHEHHKNVILSCDYFIDLHGGDMVEAILPFVLYFKSGNVEQDTVARKMANVYGIPRVLEGTVPGSGYAAAALAGKPAIIAEAGGQGLLDPQDLAFHVNGVKNILSLLGVMPLKAGEVKLLPNLKMVWHSSSRRGIFLPRIKCGDPVVKGQSIGKLVDVFGDDLEDVVSQASGEVLFVVTCPPVNQGDALFAVLTEGESS